A window from Alkalicoccobacillus plakortidis encodes these proteins:
- a CDS encoding O-antigen ligase family protein, whose amino-acid sequence MITLLKKTIQPYQPKLMALALVLLAFLAPFAVVSQYQKAFPVATSVITSFAVLCLLFFVWFIESEKTSQLVKSLKSPYYWTIIALFIPASLAIVAATFNLTYILSSEYVNYYQNSLPRRVLNGVIYISIMTFFILLLKRLTNTELNYVGKAYLGGIGVLVLFGVWQFLHLSIGYPMPDLHTRSAVHSVQSEVLINFRLTSLTEEPSFLVPFLIDGLIIGLMLYKNKRSYLWQWMLPVLFVLFFSFSISGYANVLLVGLFALWLIITSKTINLKKLIKPILVSLIPIGLVIWWKWSLVHELFMPIIGRFDVLFDVTNHSRLYMLVYPFIWLFDYSWINTLFGFGPGSYDFLAQTKFLAYGSKLSATSNNVFVDLLFEHGLIGGGAFLIAFILFFIHLYKRRNEDTYYQYAVILWFHLGITSLYRSDFVSPRFWVIVMITVLCAELGKRSLQANRKGIEHESLEPRKVGGK is encoded by the coding sequence ATGATTACACTATTAAAAAAAACCATACAACCTTATCAACCTAAGTTAATGGCTTTGGCTTTGGTGTTGCTAGCGTTTTTGGCACCTTTTGCAGTTGTGAGTCAGTATCAAAAAGCTTTTCCCGTTGCTACGTCGGTTATAACAAGCTTTGCTGTTCTCTGCTTGCTATTTTTTGTTTGGTTCATTGAATCAGAGAAAACGTCGCAGCTTGTGAAGTCGTTAAAATCACCGTATTACTGGACAATTATTGCCTTGTTTATTCCAGCTAGTTTGGCCATAGTGGCGGCAACATTTAATTTGACTTATATACTGTCTTCCGAATACGTGAATTATTATCAAAACTCCTTGCCTCGTAGAGTGTTAAATGGAGTCATTTATATTAGCATCATGACGTTCTTTATTTTATTACTAAAACGATTGACCAACACTGAGTTGAATTATGTAGGCAAAGCGTATTTGGGTGGTATTGGCGTCTTGGTTTTGTTTGGTGTCTGGCAGTTTTTGCACTTATCAATTGGTTATCCGATGCCAGACCTTCATACGAGATCTGCTGTACATAGTGTTCAGTCAGAGGTACTCATTAATTTTAGATTAACCTCACTAACCGAGGAGCCAAGCTTCCTTGTTCCATTTTTGATCGATGGACTTATTATTGGCTTAATGTTGTATAAAAATAAGCGTTCGTATCTCTGGCAATGGATGCTGCCTGTCCTCTTTGTTTTATTTTTTTCTTTTTCAATCAGTGGTTATGCGAATGTTTTGCTTGTTGGATTGTTTGCGTTATGGCTTATCATTACGTCAAAAACAATCAATTTGAAAAAGTTAATCAAACCCATATTGGTGTCGCTTATCCCAATTGGATTGGTCATCTGGTGGAAGTGGAGCCTTGTACATGAGCTCTTTATGCCGATTATTGGTAGGTTTGATGTCTTATTTGATGTAACCAATCATAGTCGCTTATATATGTTAGTGTATCCGTTTATTTGGTTGTTTGATTACTCATGGATAAATACACTTTTTGGATTTGGTCCAGGCAGCTATGACTTCTTGGCACAAACAAAATTCCTTGCGTATGGTTCTAAATTAAGTGCTACATCCAATAATGTGTTTGTAGACTTATTATTTGAACATGGATTAATTGGTGGTGGAGCTTTTCTTATTGCTTTTATTTTATTTTTTATTCATTTATATAAAAGACGAAATGAAGATACCTATTATCAGTACGCTGTGATTTTGTGGTTCCACCTGGGCATAACCTCGCTCTACCGCTCTGATTTTGTCTCACCGCGGTTTTGGGTCATTGTGATGATTACGGTGTTATGCGCCGAACTAGGAAAACGTAGCCTACAAGCAAATAGAAAAGGTATAGAACATGAATCTCTGGAGCCAAGAAAGGTTGGAGGTAAATAA
- a CDS encoding glycosyltransferase family 2 protein: protein MLSIIIPTLGTREQELSRLFESLENQTSTKFEVIVVSQDKHEVVAGLLCERAFAYKQVQLSKRGLSYARNEGIKVISGQYVTFSDDDCWYPNDAVEKVENFFAQSKAQVVCYQIYDPTTKQSYKNYPVEKAENVRTRDLFRKSSIEIFVDVQTVDREYLRFNENFGLGAKHPSGEENIFLFALQRAGYIISYIPEVIVYHLKPTQASRLDERTMVSKGALFAALYRKPLDIILLTVLFAKKVRHLKRPVQTYAKAVALTFGERGVKR, encoded by the coding sequence ATGTTAAGCATCATCATTCCAACATTAGGTACAAGAGAGCAGGAGCTCAGCCGATTATTTGAAAGCCTTGAGAATCAAACTAGTACTAAGTTTGAAGTCATCGTTGTCTCACAAGACAAGCATGAAGTAGTAGCAGGTTTGCTTTGTGAAAGGGCTTTTGCTTATAAGCAAGTACAGTTAAGCAAACGAGGTCTTTCTTATGCTCGAAATGAAGGTATTAAAGTGATAAGTGGGCAATATGTAACGTTCTCAGATGATGATTGCTGGTACCCGAATGATGCTGTTGAAAAGGTTGAGAATTTTTTTGCCCAGAGTAAAGCTCAAGTAGTTTGTTATCAAATATATGATCCAACAACAAAACAATCTTACAAAAACTATCCAGTTGAAAAAGCGGAGAACGTGCGTACAAGAGATTTGTTCCGGAAGTCCTCTATAGAAATATTTGTGGATGTGCAGACGGTTGATCGTGAGTACTTGCGTTTTAATGAAAATTTTGGCCTTGGTGCTAAACACCCAAGCGGAGAGGAGAATATCTTTCTATTTGCCCTACAGAGAGCAGGTTACATCATTAGTTATATACCTGAGGTTATCGTATACCATTTAAAGCCCACACAAGCATCACGACTCGATGAACGAACGATGGTAAGCAAAGGTGCGCTGTTTGCTGCTTTGTACCGAAAACCACTGGACATCATCTTATTAACCGTATTATTTGCAAAGAAGGTTCGTCATCTGAAACGTCCAGTTCAGACGTATGCGAAGGCTGTGGCATTAACGTTTGGTGAGAGGGGAGTGAAAAGGTAG
- a CDS encoding glycosyltransferase, with amino-acid sequence MKKIAFILYSLEGGGVERLTLHLMKGLLEKGYQVELVVVQMKGEYVHDIPEGVAVVDLNKPNLRASLLGIRQYLSTHKPDVLISAKDYINLIVLLAKKLTRVRTKIIVSSHVNITEQARRLPQFNKIKRGISMMYRFADDIVCVSKGVADDIHQVSGVSDKRIHVIYNPIVTAELLESGEDGVDHPWFEQKQEVIVTVGRLHVQKDYKTLLHAFKQVNDVRANTRLMIVGDGPEKDTLMELTAELNLTEVVDFVGFQNNPYPYMKKADLFVLSSAWEGFGNVLIEAFAMGTTVVATDCPSGPSRNTRAWQTRKSCPSRSGGRDGRCDCASVRSSTARRIIKKESLYFLD; translated from the coding sequence ATGAAAAAGATTGCCTTTATCTTGTATTCTCTCGAAGGTGGGGGAGTGGAGCGACTGACTCTGCATCTAATGAAAGGACTGCTTGAAAAGGGATATCAAGTTGAGTTGGTTGTTGTGCAAATGAAGGGTGAATACGTACATGATATTCCAGAAGGTGTCGCGGTGGTTGATCTAAACAAACCAAATTTACGGGCAAGCTTACTAGGTATTCGCCAGTATCTTTCTACACATAAGCCAGATGTCCTGATATCAGCTAAGGATTACATTAACCTGATCGTTCTTCTTGCAAAAAAGCTTACACGTGTGCGAACAAAAATCATTGTGAGCAGCCATGTCAATATCACAGAGCAAGCGCGCAGGTTGCCGCAATTTAACAAGATTAAGCGTGGGATTTCCATGATGTATCGATTTGCCGATGACATCGTTTGTGTGTCTAAGGGAGTAGCAGATGACATCCATCAGGTGTCTGGTGTATCGGATAAAAGAATTCATGTGATTTATAATCCGATTGTGACCGCTGAGCTATTGGAAAGCGGAGAGGATGGAGTGGACCATCCTTGGTTTGAACAAAAGCAGGAAGTGATTGTGACAGTTGGACGTTTGCATGTGCAAAAGGATTATAAGACATTACTTCATGCATTTAAGCAGGTAAATGATGTGAGAGCTAATACAAGGTTAATGATCGTTGGTGATGGACCTGAAAAAGACACCCTGATGGAACTCACAGCTGAGCTAAACCTAACAGAGGTTGTCGACTTTGTTGGCTTTCAAAATAATCCATACCCTTACATGAAAAAAGCTGATTTATTTGTGCTTTCCTCAGCATGGGAGGGGTTTGGTAATGTGTTGATCGAGGCATTTGCCATGGGAACAACCGTGGTCGCTACGGATTGTCCAAGTGGACCAAGCAGAAATACTCGAGCATGGCAGACTCGGAAATCTTGTCCGAGTAGGAGCGGCGGAAGAGATGGCAGATGCGATTGTGCAAGCGTTAGATCATCCACAGCCAGAAGAATTATTAAAAAAGAGAGCCTCTACTTTCTCGATTGA
- a CDS encoding lipopolysaccharide biosynthesis protein — MPGYGVPLALTLLLGVVIHNSDRFIISAMIGVGANGTYSATYDLTEQTIFTLMLVINLAAFPIAVRTMEQKGEAEALKQVKENTGLLLLIALPAMIGLIILTPNVVGLMLGEGFREQALLIMPLIAVGAFLKGIKLYAVDIIFHLHKRTSVQVLPVFLAALLNVILTILLIPDFGLRGAAAATVAAYAAAILLSLFFMNIRIRDFPFPGKDFIKILCASIVMGLVLWFMRAEVGLGWLLVQVVVGLVIYVTLIWFVDALGVRNLIRSRLRSREGEEH, encoded by the coding sequence TTGCCTGGATATGGAGTACCGCTTGCATTAACCCTTTTGCTTGGTGTAGTGATTCATAATTCGGACCGGTTTATTATTAGTGCGATGATTGGTGTTGGTGCAAATGGAACCTATTCGGCAACTTATGATTTGACTGAACAGACGATTTTTACGTTAATGCTTGTCATTAACCTGGCAGCCTTTCCGATTGCAGTTCGAACGATGGAGCAAAAGGGTGAGGCTGAGGCTTTAAAGCAAGTAAAGGAGAATACTGGACTACTGTTGTTGATCGCGTTGCCTGCAATGATTGGTTTAATTATACTGACACCAAATGTGGTGGGATTGATGCTAGGTGAAGGTTTTAGAGAGCAGGCGCTGCTCATTATGCCCTTAATTGCGGTGGGGGCTTTCTTAAAAGGAATAAAATTATATGCGGTTGATATCATCTTTCATTTACATAAACGAACGTCTGTGCAGGTTCTACCAGTTTTCCTAGCCGCCTTGTTAAATGTCATCTTAACGATCCTGTTGATTCCTGACTTTGGCTTACGGGGGGCAGCCGCAGCAACTGTGGCTGCTTATGCGGCTGCTATTTTATTGAGTTTGTTTTTTATGAACATTCGCATCCGAGACTTTCCGTTTCCAGGTAAAGATTTTATTAAGATTTTATGTGCTTCGATTGTGATGGGTTTGGTGCTTTGGTTTATGCGAGCAGAAGTGGGGTTAGGCTGGTTACTCGTTCAGGTTGTGGTTGGACTGGTGATCTATGTGACACTGATTTGGTTTGTGGATGCACTAGGTGTTCGAAACCTCATTAGGAGTCGGCTGCGATCTCGGGAAGGAGAGGAACATTAA
- a CDS encoding lipopolysaccharide biosynthesis protein, whose amino-acid sequence MLARHAFAYLLSHGIPALVGFAAIAVYTRLLTEVEYGRYALVFAIAAMINAIVFEWLKVSLLRYYPMYQGERPFFDTVKLCFLALVGVSAIAGLPLYFFIDGLGWVHVLLALILSWCQSWYQMNLNVIRSEFNPKLYGYLSFLRSVLALAFGVVLILAGFEELGLLWGLVLAFVVTLAWPTVKKWGGAIRLKTFDAEIVKGFAWIWSTACINPFAWCSDS is encoded by the coding sequence TTGCTGGCTAGACATGCATTTGCTTATTTACTATCACATGGAATTCCTGCTTTGGTTGGTTTTGCAGCGATTGCTGTGTATACACGACTATTGACGGAGGTTGAATATGGCCGTTATGCGTTGGTGTTTGCAATTGCGGCGATGATTAATGCGATTGTGTTTGAGTGGTTGAAGGTGAGTTTGCTTCGGTATTATCCAATGTATCAAGGAGAGAGGCCATTTTTTGATACGGTAAAATTATGTTTTTTGGCATTGGTTGGAGTTAGTGCGATAGCAGGGCTTCCGCTTTACTTTTTCATTGATGGCTTGGGTTGGGTTCATGTGTTGTTGGCACTCATCTTGTCGTGGTGTCAGTCATGGTATCAAATGAACTTAAATGTGATTCGTTCGGAGTTTAATCCAAAGCTGTATGGATACCTATCGTTTTTGCGTTCGGTTTTAGCGTTAGCATTTGGCGTTGTGCTGATCTTAGCTGGTTTTGAGGAGCTTGGTTTGCTCTGGGGGCTAGTTCTAGCATTTGTTGTGACGTTAGCGTGGCCAACAGTCAAAAAGTGGGGAGGAGCAATACGTCTAAAAACGTTTGATGCAGAGATTGTGAAAGGTTTTGCCTGGATATGGAGTACCGCTTGCATTAACCCTTTTGCTTGGTGTAGTGATTCATAA
- a CDS encoding glycosyltransferase — MFENKVFLVTYGISPESGVTVATLNQSKMFTDANYNVSITTFDYQPKYKSIFDDLKSMNRVYENVHHLNKYEYYSQKNNNSGEIDKSIYKNEIEIKGKSFFKEEKENETILSYFEEGSLIKSHFYQKNELVALEYYNKVFDLVKRVEFNERQSVSRKIYYSEITKNIARESYFSDNGFCFLTRYYNEIGEPGQVFLFDIDSTEVKKFSGNKAHDKFWLNEIAIRFKHQNKKPLFISNGQGSGPKIMGIDKKHAKRAYFVHNNHFESPFTTGSKVKNKYDYVFKRIDKLDALIVLTEKQKKDIQEQYGKHNNIYVIPNAITISKHEQREKRDNNIIMVTRLEPQKNIQRAIAMFRLVVEKRPDAILNIFGKGKEEKKLQNKIDEYKLGNNVFLKGYSRDIKEEIKSSVLSLLTSNYEGLPLAAVESLENETPVVSYDFNYGATDIIDHNETGFIVELDDEKIMADKILYLLDKKEVASNMGKFGRLKMIDKYSNEVVYQKWMNMLKELG, encoded by the coding sequence ATGTTTGAGAATAAAGTTTTTTTAGTGACGTATGGGATATCCCCTGAATCTGGGGTTACTGTAGCAACGTTGAATCAATCAAAAATGTTTACAGATGCTAATTACAATGTTTCCATAACAACCTTTGATTACCAACCAAAGTATAAAAGTATCTTTGACGACTTGAAGTCAATGAATCGAGTTTATGAAAATGTACATCATCTAAATAAATATGAGTATTATTCGCAGAAAAATAATAATTCGGGTGAGATTGACAAAAGTATTTATAAAAACGAAATAGAAATTAAAGGAAAGAGTTTTTTTAAAGAAGAGAAAGAAAATGAAACTATTCTTAGTTACTTTGAAGAAGGTTCTTTAATTAAGTCACATTTCTATCAGAAAAATGAACTTGTTGCCCTTGAATACTACAATAAAGTCTTTGATCTAGTAAAGCGTGTGGAATTTAATGAGAGACAAAGCGTTTCAAGAAAAATCTATTATAGTGAGATTACGAAAAACATTGCAAGGGAGTCATATTTTTCGGATAATGGTTTTTGTTTCCTTACAAGATATTACAATGAAATAGGTGAACCTGGTCAAGTTTTTTTGTTTGACATTGATAGTACTGAAGTAAAAAAATTTAGTGGGAATAAAGCACATGATAAATTTTGGCTCAATGAAATAGCTATCAGGTTTAAACATCAGAATAAAAAACCACTCTTTATTTCTAATGGCCAAGGAAGTGGACCGAAAATAATGGGAATTGATAAGAAACACGCAAAGAGAGCTTACTTTGTCCATAATAATCATTTTGAATCTCCATTTACTACAGGAAGCAAAGTGAAGAATAAATACGATTATGTGTTTAAGAGAATAGATAAGTTAGATGCACTGATTGTGCTTACAGAAAAACAAAAAAAAGACATACAAGAGCAGTATGGAAAACATAATAATATATATGTTATTCCTAATGCGATAACCATTTCTAAACACGAACAAAGAGAAAAAAGAGATAATAATATAATAATGGTTACTAGGTTAGAACCTCAGAAAAATATTCAGAGAGCTATTGCTATGTTTCGTCTAGTAGTTGAAAAAAGACCTGATGCTATATTAAATATTTTTGGAAAAGGAAAGGAGGAGAAAAAATTACAAAATAAAATTGATGAATATAAATTGGGTAATAATGTTTTCTTAAAAGGGTACTCAAGAGATATTAAAGAAGAAATTAAATCATCCGTTTTAAGTCTTTTGACATCTAATTATGAGGGTCTTCCTTTGGCAGCTGTTGAATCATTAGAGAATGAAACTCCTGTGGTTTCTTATGATTTTAATTATGGTGCAACTGATATTATAGATCACAATGAAACTGGTTTTATAGTGGAGCTTGATGATGAAAAAATAATGGCCGATAAAATTTTATATCTATTGGATAAAAAAGAAGTCGCCTCAAATATGGGTAAATTCGGTAGATTGAAGATGATAGATAAATATTCAAACGAAGTGGTTTATCAAAAGTGGATGAATATGCTTAAAGAATTAGGGTGA
- a CDS encoding CDP-glycerol glycerophosphotransferase family protein, translating to MKKVSIITPLYNKDKKYIEACANLLERQIYSDFEWIIVLNEIESEIDVLLHEIKKKFDLKIIIDKSISNVAIARNKGIMNSEGDYLYFMDIDDYIHEHTLYCLVETMKHSSADFVLGSLKKVNVKPSFSTSYGVMMDRLVESRNIKAKSVTRKKMRASCLNILYDMNFILDNRITFNESLSDLSDITFTMPAYEKSTNIVFDKDAQYLKLRRNDAVQFPSLSQRSNRALLYPRSFSLAMKELDSESQISAMLRKRLLYSYHHRFFNSLYDGELDDNRIILLEEWSKAFLVMKLELFYFNRKIHNFEIKNLVDKNFYKAQKIARIRSTAKKIKKMIKKPKTSKRILYLSFLSKKLSVKPNWILYESFLGKNYSDSPKYIYEYLSKEYPDAYKHIWVFNENEKNIPFKAVKVKRFSFKHLYFMARSKFLVNNMRQPLWYVKRQEQIFLETWHGTPLKKLVFDMDDIHSANPNYKLDFYEQSRSWDYLVSANKFSTEVFKRAFLYDNEILEYGYPRNDLLYSSNKDEISLELKQKLGLPIDKKIVLYAPTWRDDEYYKPGQYKFKLTLDLERLREELGKEYFFIIRTHYFIADHLDLENVSDFVYNGSKYDDISELYLLSDILITDYSSVFFDYANLKRPILFFTYDLEKYRDTLRGFYIDLKEDGPGPLIMNNDELINVLKNIDQVNIQYKDRLEKFHNLYCDLDDGQASKRISERVIINSD from the coding sequence GTGAAAAAAGTAAGTATAATTACCCCGCTATATAATAAAGATAAAAAATATATAGAGGCATGTGCTAATTTGCTTGAAAGGCAAATTTATTCAGATTTTGAATGGATAATAGTACTGAATGAAATCGAATCAGAAATAGATGTTTTACTACATGAAATTAAAAAGAAATTCGATTTGAAAATAATAATTGACAAATCAATATCTAATGTAGCAATTGCTCGAAATAAAGGAATTATGAATTCAGAGGGTGATTATCTTTATTTCATGGATATAGATGACTACATTCATGAACACACACTTTATTGTTTAGTCGAGACTATGAAGCATTCTTCTGCGGATTTTGTTTTAGGATCACTAAAGAAGGTTAATGTAAAGCCTTCATTTTCAACCTCCTATGGCGTTATGATGGATAGATTAGTCGAATCTAGAAATATTAAAGCTAAATCTGTAACTAGGAAGAAAATGAGAGCTTCTTGCTTAAATATATTATATGATATGAATTTCATTCTAGATAATCGTATTACTTTTAATGAGAGTTTATCAGATTTGTCTGATATTACTTTCACTATGCCAGCATATGAGAAATCAACAAACATTGTATTTGATAAAGATGCTCAATATTTGAAACTAAGAAGAAATGATGCTGTTCAATTTCCATCACTGTCTCAAAGATCAAATAGAGCATTATTGTACCCAAGATCATTCAGCTTAGCTATGAAAGAACTGGATTCAGAGTCACAAATAAGCGCAATGCTTCGTAAAAGATTGTTATATTCTTATCATCATAGATTTTTCAACTCATTATATGACGGAGAACTTGATGATAACCGAATCATACTTTTAGAAGAATGGTCAAAAGCATTCCTGGTAATGAAATTGGAATTATTTTATTTCAATAGAAAAATTCATAACTTTGAGATTAAAAATTTAGTTGATAAGAATTTTTATAAAGCACAAAAAATAGCAAGAATCCGTTCTACCGCTAAAAAAATCAAAAAAATGATAAAAAAGCCAAAAACGTCGAAGCGCATACTGTATTTATCTTTCTTATCAAAAAAGTTATCAGTAAAACCAAATTGGATACTATATGAAAGCTTCTTAGGTAAGAACTATTCAGATAGTCCCAAATATATATATGAATATTTAAGTAAAGAATATCCAGACGCATATAAACATATTTGGGTATTTAATGAGAATGAGAAAAATATTCCTTTCAAAGCGGTTAAGGTAAAGAGATTTAGTTTTAAACACCTTTATTTTATGGCGAGATCTAAATTTCTTGTAAATAACATGCGTCAACCGTTATGGTATGTTAAACGTCAAGAGCAAATTTTCTTGGAAACTTGGCACGGTACTCCATTAAAAAAGTTAGTTTTTGACATGGATGATATTCACTCGGCTAACCCTAATTATAAGCTCGATTTCTATGAGCAATCGCGTTCTTGGGATTACCTAGTCTCTGCTAACAAATTTTCAACTGAAGTTTTTAAAAGAGCTTTTTTGTATGACAATGAAATATTAGAATATGGATATCCTAGGAACGATTTGCTTTATAGTTCTAATAAAGATGAAATTAGTTTAGAGCTCAAACAAAAACTTGGTTTACCTATCGATAAAAAAATTGTACTCTATGCACCTACATGGAGAGATGATGAGTATTATAAGCCTGGGCAGTACAAATTTAAATTAACTTTAGACTTGGAAAGATTGCGAGAGGAGTTAGGAAAAGAGTACTTTTTTATTATTAGAACTCATTATTTTATTGCAGATCACTTGGATTTAGAAAATGTTAGTGATTTTGTTTATAACGGGTCTAAATATGATGATATTTCTGAATTATATTTGCTATCTGATATATTAATAACAGATTATTCATCTGTCTTCTTTGATTATGCGAATCTTAAACGCCCAATATTATTTTTTACCTACGACTTAGAGAAATATCGGGATACGTTGAGGGGGTTCTATATTGATTTAAAAGAAGATGGTCCAGGTCCTCTGATAATGAATAATGATGAACTAATTAATGTTTTAAAAAATATAGATCAGGTAAATATACAATACAAAGACCGACTAGAGAAATTTCATAATCTTTATTGTGATCTTGATGATGGACAAGCATCTAAAAGAATCAGTGAGAGAGTTATTATTAATAGTGATTAA
- the tagD gene encoding glycerol-3-phosphate cytidylyltransferase translates to MKKVLTYGTFDLLHWGHINLLKRAKDLGDYVIVAISTDEFNAIKDKKAYHSFENRKMILEAIRYVDEVIPEKTWDQKVEDVKKYDIDIFVMGDDWEGKFDFLNDYCEVVYLPRTDGISTSKIKDELLHQ, encoded by the coding sequence TTGAAAAAGGTATTAACGTATGGCACATTTGATTTATTACATTGGGGTCATATAAACTTACTAAAACGTGCAAAAGACTTAGGTGATTACGTGATTGTCGCTATATCTACTGATGAGTTTAATGCAATTAAAGATAAAAAAGCATATCATAGCTTTGAAAATAGAAAGATGATTCTTGAGGCTATTCGTTACGTGGATGAAGTGATCCCTGAGAAAACATGGGATCAAAAAGTAGAAGATGTTAAAAAGTACGATATAGATATATTTGTTATGGGAGATGATTGGGAAGGGAAATTTGACTTTTTAAATGATTATTGTGAAGTTGTTTACCTTCCAAGAACTGATGGAATATCAACCTCTAAAATCAAGGATGAACTATTGCATCAATAA
- a CDS encoding CDP-alcohol phosphatidyltransferase family protein → MSSEKLSTFFFDSERIIELRRQVQPYSAKEDLWSWYVLRRMSIYITILFEKMRLTPNAVSWLSVLFVLLSGLFMVMATPTSFILAFVAYNLGYLFDCVDGELARMTKKNPSLDFL, encoded by the coding sequence TTGTCTTCCGAGAAATTGTCTACATTTTTTTTTGATTCAGAGCGCATTATAGAACTAAGACGTCAGGTCCAACCGTATAGTGCAAAAGAAGATTTGTGGTCTTGGTATGTACTCAGACGAATGTCAATTTATATAACGATATTATTTGAAAAAATGAGGCTCACACCAAACGCGGTCAGTTGGTTAAGTGTTTTGTTTGTTTTGTTATCAGGTTTGTTTATGGTTATGGCCACACCAACAAGTTTTATTTTAGCCTTTGTAGCTTATAATTTAGGCTATTTGTTTGATTGTGTAGATGGTGAACTAGCGAGAATGACAAAAAAAAATCCAAGCTTGGATTTTTTATAG
- a CDS encoding CDP-glycerol glycerophosphotransferase family protein, whose amino-acid sequence MKSTIKRLKQLPLARQISRCLFATASLLPIQKKLVMFESFSGKQYSCNPKAMYEYMQEHESGYELIWSVNKQSKHLFDEAGIPYVKRLSLKWFIKMARAKYWVTNSRMPSWVPKPKHNVYIQTWHGTPLKRLVADMEEVHMPGTNRESYIEGFQKEARNWDYLLSPNRYSTEIFKRAFDFKGKIIEQGYPRNDDLMNRNNKADIITLKQKHGLPEGKKVILYAPTWRDHEYYEPGKYKFKLQLDLDLLKKEIGHDYIVILRMHSFVSEMFEIDQYQDFVFDYSKGIDITDLYLMSDILITDYSSVFFDYAILKRPIFFFTYDIELYRGKIRGFYFDLEKEAPGPLVMNTNQIVEEIKKIEGLDNKNDQFYKGFLERFCYLDDGRSAAKTVEEIFALK is encoded by the coding sequence ATGAAATCTACTATAAAACGATTAAAACAACTTCCGCTAGCTAGGCAAATATCAAGATGCTTGTTTGCCACTGCTTCGTTGCTTCCTATTCAAAAGAAGCTTGTGATGTTTGAAAGTTTTTCGGGCAAGCAGTACAGCTGTAATCCAAAAGCCATGTATGAATATATGCAAGAGCATGAGTCGGGTTATGAGCTGATTTGGAGTGTAAATAAACAAAGTAAACATTTATTTGATGAAGCTGGTATTCCATATGTAAAAAGACTGTCATTAAAATGGTTTATTAAAATGGCCCGTGCAAAATATTGGGTAACCAATAGCCGAATGCCATCTTGGGTTCCAAAACCAAAACATAATGTGTACATTCAGACCTGGCACGGAACCCCTTTAAAGAGACTTGTTGCAGATATGGAAGAAGTGCATATGCCAGGTACTAATCGTGAAAGTTATATCGAGGGCTTTCAAAAAGAAGCGAGAAATTGGGACTATCTCCTTTCACCTAATCGCTATTCAACTGAGATTTTCAAACGGGCATTTGATTTTAAAGGGAAAATAATTGAGCAGGGTTATCCTCGTAATGATGATTTAATGAACCGTAATAATAAAGCTGACATTATTACACTTAAGCAAAAACATGGTTTACCTGAAGGGAAAAAAGTAATCTTATACGCACCAACATGGAGAGATCACGAGTACTATGAACCAGGCAAGTATAAGTTTAAGCTGCAGCTTGATTTAGATCTATTAAAAAAAGAGATCGGTCACGATTATATTGTCATATTAAGAATGCATTCTTTTGTATCAGAGATGTTTGAGATCGATCAATATCAAGACTTTGTATTTGATTACTCAAAAGGTATCGATATTACCGATCTATACTTGATGTCCGATATCTTAATCACTGATTATTCATCTGTATTCTTTGATTATGCCATTTTAAAAAGACCCATTTTTTTCTTCACATATGACATTGAATTATACAGAGGTAAAATTCGCGGATTCTATTTTGATTTAGAGAAGGAAGCGCCTGGACCATTAGTGATGAATACGAATCAAATTGTTGAAGAAATTAAAAAGATTGAAGGTCTGGATAATAAAAATGACCAGTTCTATAAAGGCTTTTTAGAACGTTTTTGTTACCTTGATGATGGCCGTTCAGCCGCAAAAACGGTAGAAGAGATATTTGCACTTAAATAA